One Polyangiaceae bacterium genomic window carries:
- a CDS encoding response regulator transcription factor — translation MKTILVIDDEMAIGEVIDIAMTDEGYRVLHAADGREGLRTLDAETVDLVITDLMMPIVDGREVLRAIRGDARKSKIPVILMSAAREIVAADSLGEDAFLQKPFNLKELSAQIHRLIGRPET, via the coding sequence ATGAAGACGATCCTTGTCATCGACGACGAGATGGCGATTGGCGAGGTCATCGACATTGCAATGACCGACGAGGGGTATCGGGTTCTCCATGCGGCCGACGGTCGTGAAGGACTGCGGACTCTCGATGCGGAAACGGTCGACCTCGTCATTACCGACTTGATGATGCCCATCGTGGATGGCCGCGAGGTTTTGCGAGCCATTCGAGGGGATGCGCGTAAGTCGAAGATACCGGTGATTCTCATGAGCGCCGCGCGTGAAATCGTTGCGGCCGACTCGCTCGGCGAAGATGCGTTTTTGCAAAAGCCCTTCAACTTGAAGGAGCTTTCTGCTCAGATCCACCGGCTGATTGGCCGCCCCGAAACGTGA